A single window of Syntrophus aciditrophicus SB DNA harbors:
- a CDS encoding GNAT family N-acetyltransferase, translating to MSLDPEYARNYQKDIHLKSGILLRIRSIRPDDKDAIADLFSHLSRESIYLRFLLKKKELSNAELSYLTEVDFINHVALVAILPEIDEKEIVGVVRYIKIKEVAGKTIAEIGLLVIDEYQGKGIGMALLEHLAGLARDFGINELEACVLKENKRIRYLFNRCGYKVTSEIDGKMLNLTVHLDSLKERSSKEK from the coding sequence GTGAGTTTAGATCCTGAATATGCGCGAAATTATCAGAAGGACATTCACCTCAAAAGCGGCATCCTCTTGCGGATCAGAAGTATAAGGCCCGATGACAAAGATGCAATCGCGGATCTGTTCAGCCACTTAAGCAGGGAATCCATTTATCTTCGCTTCCTGTTGAAGAAAAAGGAGCTGTCAAATGCTGAATTATCTTACCTGACCGAAGTAGATTTCATTAATCATGTAGCTCTTGTCGCCATTCTTCCGGAAATTGACGAAAAGGAAATCGTCGGCGTTGTCCGCTATATAAAAATCAAAGAAGTGGCAGGGAAAACGATCGCGGAGATTGGGCTTCTTGTCATCGATGAATATCAGGGCAAGGGTATCGGCATGGCCCTCCTGGAACACCTTGCCGGGTTAGCCCGTGATTTCGGAATTAATGAGCTTGAAGCTTGCGTACTAAAAGAAAACAAACGCATTCGCTATCTTTTTAACCGTTGTGGATACAAGGTTACAAGTGAGATCGACGGCAAAATGCTCAACCTGACTGTACACCTCGATTCTTTGAAAGAGCGATCTTCAAAAGAAAAATGA
- a CDS encoding TspO/MBR family protein, producing MAKSFIGLICWLDVSLATGWVGSRFSPGEWYAALAKPSWNPPSFVFTPVWSTLYVFMGLAAWLVWRRAGFFGASVALGLFLFQLFLNASWSYLFFGLHRPDFAFVDIVALWLVILVNTFAFWRVSMPAGLLMLPYLAWVSFASVLNLQLWRLNAC from the coding sequence ATGGCGAAGTCGTTTATAGGCCTGATATGCTGGCTTGACGTTTCGCTGGCGACTGGTTGGGTCGGCTCGAGGTTTTCGCCAGGTGAGTGGTACGCCGCCTTAGCAAAGCCGAGCTGGAATCCACCGAGTTTCGTGTTTACTCCCGTTTGGTCGACATTGTACGTGTTCATGGGACTGGCAGCATGGCTGGTCTGGCGGCGTGCGGGCTTCTTTGGGGCGAGTGTCGCCTTAGGGCTTTTCTTGTTCCAGCTATTTCTAAACGCCTCATGGTCGTATCTCTTTTTCGGACTCCACCGGCCTGACTTCGCTTTCGTCGATATCGTCGCCTTATGGCTGGTGATTCTGGTAAACACTTTCGCCTTCTGGAGAGTCTCAATGCCGGCTGGTTTGCTGATGTTGCCCTATTTGGCCTGGGTAAGCTTCGCAAGTGTACTTAACCTGCAGCTATGGCGGCTCAACGCATGCTGA
- the murJ gene encoding murein biosynthesis integral membrane protein MurJ: protein MAHRGENEKVARAAGIVGLATMLSRIFGFIRDMVVAAFFGAGIATDAFFVAFRIPNLLRRLLGEGSLTVAFIPVFTEYLKNKSRESALELASIALTLLSILLVVVSLAGVLFSPLIVSVMAPGFIKNPAQFDLAVFLTRVMFPYIFFISLVALCMGILNSLRHFAAPALAPVVLNIAMILSVLVLHKYFEEPITSLAIGVVFGGILQLALQWPFLIKMGARLKPNFNFHHPGIKKIGLLLLPTLVGSGIYQINIFIGTILASVLPKGSVSFLYYADRVVELPLGVFAIAVGTASLPSFSAQVARGLFDEFKRTISFSLRLILYITVPATVALIALREPIVSVLFQRGAFDSHSTLMTAQALLYYTLGLWAFSVIRVIDSAFFSLQDRKSPLKAAFVSLLVNVGLSILLMFPLKHGGLALATSAASAVNVLMLSFILRKKIGIFLDQKFYSSLGKTFFASALMGISFYLVDFMYPWNIQAAFETRALFLTICIATGILVFFGTSFLLKSDEIVSLLNVIRRKLRPSSP from the coding sequence ATGGCACATCGCGGGGAAAATGAAAAGGTAGCCCGGGCAGCAGGTATTGTGGGACTGGCCACGATGCTGAGCCGTATTTTTGGATTTATCAGGGATATGGTGGTCGCAGCCTTTTTCGGCGCAGGAATAGCGACAGATGCCTTTTTTGTCGCTTTCCGAATCCCCAATCTGCTGAGGCGGCTCTTGGGAGAGGGCTCCCTGACCGTAGCGTTTATTCCCGTTTTTACGGAATATCTTAAGAATAAATCCAGGGAAAGCGCCCTTGAACTTGCAAGTATTGCCCTCACCCTTCTTTCCATCCTACTTGTAGTGGTATCTCTGGCCGGCGTATTGTTTTCACCTCTCATCGTCTCCGTGATGGCTCCCGGATTTATCAAAAATCCGGCCCAGTTCGATCTCGCGGTTTTTTTGACCCGTGTGATGTTTCCTTATATATTCTTCATCTCTCTCGTGGCCCTCTGTATGGGCATTCTCAATTCACTCCGTCATTTCGCGGCTCCTGCCCTTGCACCGGTAGTCCTTAACATCGCGATGATCCTGTCCGTCCTGGTTCTTCACAAATATTTCGAAGAGCCGATCACTTCCCTCGCCATTGGCGTTGTGTTCGGCGGGATTCTCCAACTTGCTCTGCAGTGGCCCTTTCTGATTAAAATGGGGGCACGACTGAAGCCCAATTTTAATTTCCATCATCCCGGTATCAAGAAGATCGGACTTCTTCTGCTTCCCACGCTGGTCGGTTCTGGCATCTATCAGATCAATATCTTCATCGGCACCATCTTGGCATCGGTACTTCCCAAAGGCAGCGTTTCATTTCTTTATTATGCCGACCGTGTGGTCGAACTTCCCCTGGGCGTTTTTGCAATTGCCGTGGGGACAGCCAGTCTGCCCAGTTTTTCCGCACAGGTAGCCAGGGGCCTTTTTGACGAATTCAAACGTACCATTTCTTTTTCTCTCCGCCTCATCCTATATATTACCGTTCCGGCCACGGTAGCCCTGATCGCCCTTCGCGAGCCAATTGTCTCCGTGCTTTTTCAACGCGGGGCCTTCGATTCTCATTCAACCCTTATGACAGCCCAGGCCCTGCTCTATTACACGCTCGGTCTCTGGGCCTTTTCTGTTATCAGGGTCATCGATTCGGCTTTTTTTTCTCTGCAGGACAGGAAATCTCCTCTCAAGGCCGCTTTCGTATCTCTGCTGGTCAATGTCGGCTTGAGCATCCTTCTGATGTTTCCTCTTAAGCACGGAGGGCTTGCTCTGGCCACCTCCGCCGCCTCCGCCGTCAATGTCCTGATGCTGTCTTTTATCCTCAGGAAAAAAATCGGGATTTTTCTTGACCAGAAGTTTTACTCCTCCCTGGGTAAGACATTTTTTGCATCCGCCCTGATGGGAATCAGCTTTTATCTTGTTGATTTCATGTATCCCTGGAATATCCAAGCCGCCTTCGAAACTCGGGCATTATTTCTAACAATCTGCATAGCCACGGGCATTCTTGTTTTTTTTGGAACATCCTTTCTTCTCAAAAGCGACGAAATCGTTTCCCTCCTCAATGTCATCCGAAGGAAATTGAGACCTTCATCCCCCTGA
- a CDS encoding S41 family peptidase has translation MVMQKFLDNHYAMKNMTGEIKTRAVDQLIKNLDPSKTMLYESDVKRLKPILQNLFSSMKTGNCTALRGVYDVLVARARENETVVKEILGPGYRHDETVELSINVEKRPFVKTLAEKHELLRKLVHFQIENALLSGMDMEEAKKQQIHHYTLQTRRVVEHDPEELITNAAKAFASALDPHTSYMSPEDYEDFQIQMQLSLEGIGAALSSDNGFAVIEELVAGGSAARSGLLKPKDKIIAVAQEGEKPISVIDMDLQDVTRMIRGRKGTKVTLTILRQAESTYRFNATITRDKVELKEQEAKIEYVTRSAGARQYRFGVIDLPSFYGDEKEEKSCYEDVKKLLMEAKRQRVDGIVLDLSRNGGGLLTEAVRLTGLFIGNGGIVATRDSRGQVTILANGSAASEVQDDERKVILYPAEDSQELYTGPLVVLTSRLSASASEIVAGALKDYRRAVIVGSDHTFGKGSVQVMISLPWNLGGMTITRDLYFLPGGRSTQKTGVEANVMLPNWFVLEDIGETALDYPLPAQAITPFLGTPENLIPPWKPLNRSLLANLAERSQARIAKDVKFTEIMMKNREAASRHGIIRLADLRREMTENSGKKKESIAERRQKARDQFSPFLEESVNVLTDMITLRSPELDLS, from the coding sequence ATGGTGATGCAGAAGTTTCTGGACAACCACTACGCCATGAAGAATATGACCGGGGAGATCAAGACCCGTGCCGTTGACCAGTTGATCAAAAATCTCGATCCCTCGAAAACGATGCTGTATGAATCAGATGTGAAAAGGCTGAAGCCGATTCTTCAAAACTTGTTTTCAAGTATGAAAACGGGAAACTGCACCGCACTGCGGGGAGTTTACGATGTCCTCGTTGCGCGGGCTCGGGAAAACGAGACCGTCGTCAAAGAAATTCTGGGACCGGGCTACAGACATGACGAGACTGTGGAACTGAGCATCAACGTCGAAAAGCGCCCCTTTGTAAAGACTCTGGCGGAAAAGCATGAACTCCTTCGAAAACTCGTGCACTTCCAGATTGAAAACGCCCTTCTGTCCGGCATGGACATGGAAGAGGCAAAGAAACAGCAGATTCACCACTATACACTCCAGACAAGGCGTGTTGTCGAGCATGATCCCGAAGAGCTCATTACGAATGCCGCCAAAGCCTTCGCCTCAGCATTGGATCCTCATACGAGCTACATGTCCCCTGAAGACTATGAGGACTTTCAGATCCAGATGCAGCTCTCCCTGGAGGGGATCGGGGCCGCTCTCAGCAGTGACAACGGTTTTGCCGTCATCGAGGAGTTGGTGGCCGGAGGAAGTGCAGCTCGATCCGGCCTGTTGAAACCGAAAGATAAAATTATTGCCGTGGCCCAGGAGGGGGAAAAGCCCATCAGCGTTATAGACATGGACCTTCAGGATGTAACCAGGATGATTCGCGGCAGGAAGGGCACAAAGGTAACCTTAACGATTTTGAGACAGGCGGAGAGCACATACCGCTTCAACGCCACGATCACACGCGATAAGGTGGAACTCAAGGAACAGGAGGCCAAAATCGAATACGTTACCCGGTCAGCAGGTGCCAGGCAGTACCGTTTCGGTGTGATTGATCTGCCTTCCTTCTACGGTGATGAGAAGGAGGAAAAATCCTGTTATGAAGATGTGAAAAAACTCCTTATGGAGGCTAAGCGGCAGCGTGTCGATGGCATTGTACTGGATCTTTCACGCAATGGCGGCGGTCTGCTCACGGAGGCGGTGCGTCTTACAGGCCTTTTTATCGGCAATGGCGGCATTGTGGCAACCAGGGACAGCCGAGGACAGGTTACCATTCTCGCCAATGGGTCTGCTGCTTCGGAGGTACAGGATGATGAAAGAAAAGTGATTCTGTATCCCGCGGAAGACTCCCAGGAGCTATATACAGGACCTCTCGTCGTGTTGACAAGCAGGCTCAGCGCGTCAGCCAGCGAAATCGTCGCGGGAGCTCTCAAGGATTACCGTCGCGCGGTGATAGTCGGTTCGGACCATACCTTCGGCAAAGGATCTGTACAAGTCATGATATCCCTGCCCTGGAATCTGGGCGGCATGACCATCACCAGAGATTTATACTTTCTGCCCGGCGGACGTTCCACACAAAAGACAGGCGTAGAAGCAAACGTCATGCTGCCCAACTGGTTCGTTCTTGAAGATATTGGTGAAACGGCATTGGATTACCCTCTTCCGGCCCAGGCAATTACGCCCTTTCTTGGTACGCCGGAAAATTTGATTCCACCCTGGAAACCTCTGAACCGCTCTCTTCTGGCTAATCTTGCGGAACGGTCTCAAGCCCGGATTGCCAAAGACGTCAAGTTCACGGAAATCATGATGAAAAACCGGGAGGCCGCCTCAAGGCATGGCATTATCCGTCTTGCCGACTTACGCAGGGAAATGACGGAAAATAGCGGTAAGAAGAAGGAATCGATCGCTGAGCGCAGGCAGAAAGCAAGGGATCAGTTTTCTCCTTTTTTGGAGGAGAGCGTGAACGTTCTAACAGATATGATCACACTGAGGAGTCCGGAACTGGACTTGAGTTGA
- a CDS encoding ATP-binding protein, which translates to MTTTELPSCRFLEEMVSVLIVVPCGTVRIHIAQGVGHCAIREAHDVPFTSASRMISKLHTARATNSFEMQIAKLIDCDLLIINDFGLKPFTGIQDEDFHEVISECYERRSTIVTSNLDVPEWPDAFPNRILGSATIDRLRQGAYKIVLAGMNYWTAADKPG; encoded by the coding sequence GTGACCACCACGGAGTTGCCCTCCTGCCGATTTCTTGAAGAAATGGTCTCTGTCCTGATCGTCGTCCCCTGCGGCACAGTAAGAATTCACATTGCACAGGGCGTTGGTCACTGTGCCATCCGGGAAGCACATGACGTGCCGTTTACCAGTGCATCCAGGATGATTTCCAAGCTCCATACCGCCCGGGCAACCAACAGCTTCGAGATGCAAATTGCCAAGCTCATCGACTGCGATCTGTTGATCATCAATGACTTCGGTCTCAAACCCTTCACCGGCATCCAGGATGAAGACTTCCACGAGGTGATCTCAGAATGCTACGAGCGTAGGAGCACAATTGTGACCTCGAATCTTGACGTTCCGGAATGGCCCGATGCCTTTCCCAACCGCATCCTTGGCTCCGCCACGATCGACCGCCTCCGGCAAGGCGCTTACAAAATTGTCCTTGCCGGAATGAACTACTGGACTGCGGCAGATAAGCCGGGATGA
- a CDS encoding YggT family protein, protein MFIAENLILALAKMLDIALTLYMWIIIARAVISWVNPDPYNPIVMFLYRVTEPVLAPVRRWLPFRNLGIDISPIIVIMAIIFLQNFLVRSMMQMATTMR, encoded by the coding sequence ATGTTTATTGCTGAAAATCTCATCCTTGCACTGGCAAAAATGCTGGATATCGCACTGACACTTTATATGTGGATCATTATTGCCCGAGCTGTGATTTCATGGGTTAATCCCGACCCTTACAATCCCATCGTCATGTTCCTGTACCGGGTAACCGAACCAGTTCTGGCCCCGGTCCGACGCTGGCTGCCCTTCAGAAATCTGGGAATCGACATCTCCCCCATAATCGTCATCATGGCGATTATCTTTCTTCAAAACTTCCTGGTCAGAAGCATGATGCAAATGGCCACGACAATGCGATGA
- the serS gene encoding serine--tRNA ligase, translated as MLDIKFLRQNVDLVKKKIEERGQGIDLSAFVSMDAERRDILQEVESLRNERNAVSRHIGERKKRKEDAQDLIDRMGTVSGRIRELEEGLKETEENLHNLLLTIPNIPHESVVCGVNAEDNPVVRVWGEKPLFDFSPKPHWEIGEDLSILDFARGAKITGARFTLYRGAGAMLERAIINFMLDLHIMEHGYTEILPPFMANRDSMTGTGQLPKFAEDLFKIENLEYYLIPTAEVPVTNIHREEILEEKALPIYYVAYSPCFRAEAGSYGKDTRGLIRQHQFNKVEMVKFTSPETSYDELEKLTVNAEEVLKRLNIPYRTVSLCTGDLGFSSAKTYDVEAWLPGQDTYREISSCSNFEDFQARRASIRFRRESTGKLDFVHTLNGSGLAAGRTLVAVLENYQQADGSIVIPDVLRPYMKGMKKISAA; from the coding sequence ATGCTTGACATCAAATTTCTCAGACAGAATGTCGATCTTGTTAAGAAGAAAATCGAGGAGCGGGGCCAGGGTATCGACTTGAGCGCCTTTGTCAGCATGGATGCAGAACGGCGTGATATTCTTCAGGAAGTCGAGTCCCTTCGTAATGAGCGAAACGCCGTGTCCAGGCATATCGGGGAAAGAAAGAAACGTAAGGAAGACGCGCAGGATCTCATTGATCGGATGGGAACGGTTTCCGGGCGAATCCGGGAACTTGAGGAAGGACTTAAGGAAACGGAAGAGAACCTGCATAACCTGCTTCTGACGATCCCCAACATCCCACATGAATCGGTTGTTTGCGGAGTGAATGCCGAAGACAATCCTGTAGTCCGGGTCTGGGGAGAGAAACCTCTCTTTGATTTTTCTCCGAAACCCCATTGGGAGATTGGTGAAGATCTCAGCATTCTCGACTTTGCACGAGGCGCTAAGATTACAGGTGCCCGCTTTACACTCTATCGCGGGGCAGGCGCCATGCTGGAACGGGCGATTATCAATTTCATGCTGGATCTCCATATCATGGAGCATGGGTACACGGAGATTCTGCCGCCCTTTATGGCCAACCGAGACAGCATGACAGGCACGGGTCAGTTGCCGAAGTTCGCAGAAGATCTTTTCAAAATCGAGAATTTGGAATACTATCTTATCCCCACGGCGGAAGTTCCGGTGACGAACATCCATCGTGAAGAGATTCTTGAAGAAAAGGCTTTGCCGATTTATTATGTAGCTTACTCACCCTGCTTCCGGGCAGAGGCGGGATCCTATGGGAAAGACACCCGGGGGCTGATTCGACAGCATCAGTTCAATAAAGTCGAGATGGTAAAATTTACCTCTCCGGAAACATCTTATGATGAGCTGGAAAAACTGACGGTCAATGCTGAAGAAGTGCTGAAGCGGCTTAATATACCTTATCGGACCGTAAGTCTTTGTACCGGCGACTTAGGATTTTCGTCAGCAAAAACCTATGATGTCGAAGCCTGGCTGCCGGGACAGGATACGTACAGAGAAATTTCTTCATGCAGTAATTTTGAAGACTTTCAGGCTCGAAGAGCTTCCATACGCTTTCGTCGGGAGTCAACCGGTAAGCTGGACTTTGTCCACACCCTGAACGGCTCCGGTCTAGCAGCTGGAAGAACGCTTGTTGCCGTACTGGAAAATTACCAGCAGGCGGATGGAAGCATCGTTATTCCTGATGTACTGCGCCCCTACATGAAAGGAATGAAGAAAATTTCCGCGGCATGA
- a CDS encoding DUF167 domain-containing protein, producing MIPIQERKNGVSFCVHVLPRSAKCALAGAQEGALRIKLTAPPVDGKANDECLEFLAGILGVKKGQMDIISGHTSRRKIVQIMNVPREPLENRLSTLLQDKLSGKDGRKDTASGRKA from the coding sequence GTGATCCCCATTCAGGAAAGAAAAAACGGAGTTTCTTTTTGCGTTCATGTGTTGCCCCGGTCGGCAAAATGCGCTCTGGCTGGAGCACAGGAAGGGGCGCTCAGGATCAAACTTACAGCGCCGCCTGTAGATGGGAAGGCCAATGACGAATGCCTTGAATTCCTCGCCGGAATTCTGGGGGTGAAAAAGGGACAGATGGACATTATCAGTGGACACACATCCAGAAGAAAAATTGTGCAGATCATGAATGTGCCCCGCGAACCCCTGGAAAACCGCCTTTCGACTCTTTTGCAGGATAAACTTTCCGGGAAAGATGGGCGCAAGGACACAGCATCAGGTCGTAAAGCATAA
- the proC gene encoding pyrroline-5-carboxylate reductase: protein MFENQKIGLVGCGKMGTILLSGMLRNRLVAESQIRVADVVKERLEEIHEAYPDIVQESNQPLARSVDILILAVKPQNLPELLNELTEDIHSGQLIVSVAAGISTRLIEKHLSGPVRVVRAMPNTPALVGEGVTALAAGAYATQKDVETVARLFEAVGLTVKINENLMDAVTGLSGSGPGYVFVILEALADAGVFLGLPRETALKLAAQTLLGSAKLYLRTGKHPGELKDMVTSPGGTTIAGLKALEEGRLRATLMTAVEAATRRSKVLAGDE from the coding sequence ATGTTTGAAAATCAGAAGATCGGGCTTGTTGGTTGCGGCAAGATGGGAACGATTCTGCTGTCCGGGATGCTCCGTAATCGTCTGGTTGCTGAAAGTCAGATAAGGGTTGCTGATGTGGTAAAAGAACGCCTTGAGGAAATCCATGAGGCTTATCCCGACATTGTTCAGGAAAGCAATCAACCACTTGCTCGTTCGGTCGACATCCTTATTCTTGCGGTAAAGCCTCAGAATCTGCCGGAACTTCTTAATGAGCTTACAGAAGATATCCATTCCGGGCAATTGATCGTTTCGGTTGCAGCCGGCATTTCCACCCGATTGATCGAAAAGCACCTTTCCGGACCGGTACGTGTCGTGCGGGCCATGCCGAATACCCCGGCTCTCGTCGGTGAGGGTGTGACCGCTCTTGCCGCGGGTGCTTATGCAACACAAAAAGATGTTGAGACTGTCGCCAGGCTGTTCGAAGCCGTGGGCTTGACAGTTAAAATCAATGAAAATCTCATGGATGCTGTAACCGGCCTCAGTGGCAGCGGACCCGGTTATGTGTTTGTTATCCTGGAAGCACTCGCCGATGCTGGGGTGTTTCTCGGTCTGCCGCGGGAAACAGCCTTGAAGCTGGCCGCACAGACTTTGCTTGGCTCTGCAAAACTCTATCTCCGGACCGGGAAGCATCCCGGAGAACTCAAGGATATGGTGACGTCTCCGGGAGGGACAACCATTGCAGGTTTGAAAGCCTTAGAAGAGGGCCGGTTGAGAGCGACTCTGATGACGGCGGTTGAGGCCGCCACCCGGCGTTCCAAGGTCCTGGCCGGGGATGAATAA
- a CDS encoding HD domain-containing phosphohydrolase produces the protein MAVDRKNQSYNELQHISARFNQFILDNTRDLIAIHNLSDLSYEYVNPATLKALGYEKEELLAKNAIGLVHPDDKERFLIYLKEHLHNSVRHHEEFRYQKKDGVYIWLEVTIDVILENSSIVTISRDINRLKQDKEHQQSPGDLFYTLLEQAPVAIGIDRDGRNLFVNGAFLDLFGYESNAELLGASILNQVAPSFRDEIAEHLSLRSEGRVSPYWQEIQGQRKDGSIFPLLVQVYSIHLPNGPANIAFLTDLSGQKQAEAAMKQHIAAQTLILEISDIFHKLSLEDIDAMINNTLKMIGEFDNNDRSYVFLLSEDGSTITNTHEWCRQGIQAASTEIQNIPVSLYPWGMEKLHTIKHIYIPRANDLPPEAHREKEIMKAHSVQSVFIVPMILENQLIGFLGFDSVRSEKIWSKESIMILESVAHIFANAIQRKKYNLYLNQAIQVLETGLDRMQKIMMQFVSSLGTVLDIRDPHTSGHQRKVAKLAEAIAEEMKLSEDQTKGIAVAGTLHDIGTIKVPTEIMSKPQGLSDIEFELIKTHSQAGYEIVKEIDFPWPVAEAILQHHERMNGTGYPRKLAGDDILLEAKIVAVADVVEAITSHRPHRKALDIDMALDEISHNSGILYDTDVVEACMRLFREERFNWN, from the coding sequence ATGGCAGTTGATAGAAAAAACCAGTCGTACAATGAATTGCAGCACATATCGGCACGATTCAATCAATTCATCTTAGACAACACGCGTGATCTCATCGCCATTCATAATCTGTCTGATTTGAGCTACGAATATGTCAATCCCGCCACTCTGAAAGCTCTGGGATATGAGAAGGAAGAACTACTGGCGAAGAACGCCATCGGGCTTGTCCATCCTGATGATAAAGAGAGATTCTTAATTTATCTAAAAGAACACTTACACAATTCAGTGCGCCACCATGAAGAATTTCGTTATCAGAAAAAGGATGGCGTTTACATATGGTTGGAAGTAACAATCGATGTTATACTGGAAAATTCAAGCATCGTAACAATATCACGGGATATCAACAGACTGAAACAAGATAAAGAACATCAACAGTCACCAGGAGACCTTTTTTACACATTATTAGAACAGGCGCCTGTAGCCATTGGCATCGACCGGGACGGCCGCAATCTATTCGTCAATGGAGCCTTTCTGGACCTGTTCGGTTATGAAAGCAACGCTGAGTTACTCGGCGCCTCCATTCTTAACCAGGTAGCTCCGAGTTTCCGCGATGAAATTGCTGAGCATTTATCTCTGCGGTCGGAGGGCAGAGTCTCTCCCTACTGGCAGGAAATTCAGGGCCAGCGCAAGGACGGATCAATCTTTCCGCTTCTTGTTCAGGTTTACAGCATCCATCTTCCTAATGGACCGGCCAATATAGCGTTTCTCACCGATCTTTCAGGTCAAAAACAGGCGGAAGCTGCTATGAAGCAGCATATAGCAGCCCAAACGCTCATTTTGGAGATATCTGATATTTTCCACAAATTGAGCCTCGAAGATATTGACGCGATGATCAACAATACACTGAAGATGATCGGGGAATTTGACAATAATGATCGCAGTTACGTTTTCTTGCTGTCTGAAGACGGATCCACCATAACTAATACCCATGAGTGGTGTAGGCAAGGAATCCAGGCAGCAAGTACTGAAATCCAGAATATTCCTGTTAGCCTGTATCCATGGGGAATGGAAAAACTGCACACCATAAAGCACATATATATTCCCCGGGCAAATGACCTGCCTCCCGAAGCCCACCGAGAAAAAGAAATCATGAAAGCCCATTCCGTACAGTCAGTGTTCATCGTTCCGATGATTTTGGAAAATCAACTGATTGGCTTCTTAGGATTTGATTCGGTCAGAAGTGAAAAAATCTGGTCAAAAGAAAGTATCATGATACTTGAAAGTGTGGCACATATCTTTGCCAATGCAATACAGCGTAAAAAATACAATTTATATTTAAATCAAGCTATCCAGGTACTTGAAACGGGCCTGGATAGAATGCAGAAGATAATGATGCAGTTTGTGTCTTCATTGGGAACCGTCTTAGACATAAGAGATCCCCACACTTCCGGTCATCAGAGAAAAGTGGCAAAACTTGCGGAAGCTATTGCTGAAGAAATGAAATTATCTGAAGACCAGACTAAAGGAATTGCCGTGGCAGGAACCCTCCATGATATCGGCACGATAAAAGTACCCACTGAGATAATGAGTAAGCCACAAGGGCTATCGGACATTGAGTTCGAACTCATTAAAACTCACAGTCAAGCCGGGTATGAAATCGTTAAAGAAATTGACTTTCCCTGGCCGGTAGCCGAAGCCATATTACAGCATCATGAAAGAATGAATGGTACTGGCTACCCACGCAAATTGGCAGGCGATGACATATTGCTGGAGGCAAAAATTGTGGCCGTGGCAGATGTTGTAGAAGCCATAACGTCTCACCGTCCCCACAGGAAAGCACTGGATATAGATATGGCTCTGGATGAAATTTCACACAATAGCGGCATCCTTTACGATACTGACGTGGTTGAGGCTTGTATGCGACTATTCAGGGAAGAGAGATTCAACTGGAATTAG